A single genomic interval of Rhea pennata isolate bPtePen1 chromosome 5, bPtePen1.pri, whole genome shotgun sequence harbors:
- the COPB1 gene encoding coatomer subunit beta, producing MTAAENVCYTLINVPMDSEPPSEISLKNDLEKGDVKLKTEALKKVIIMILNGEKLPGLLMTIIRFVLPLQDHTIKKLLLVFWEIVPKTTLDGRLLQEMILVCDAYRKDLQHPNEFIRGSTLRFLCKLKEAELLEPLMPAIRACLEHRHSYVRRNAVLAIYTIYRNFEHLIPDAPELIHDFLVNEKDASCKRNAFMMLIHADQDRALDYLSTCIDQVQTFGDILQLVIVELIYKVCHANPSERARFIRCIYNLLQSSSPAVKYEAAGTLVTLSSAPTAIKAAAQCYIDLIIKESDNNVKLIVLDRLIELKEHPSHERVLQDLVMDILRVLSTPDLEVRKKTLQLALDLVSSRNVEELVIVLKKEVIKTNNVTEHEDTDKYRQLLVRTLHSCSVRFPDMAANVIPVLMEFLSDNNEAAAADVLEFVREAIQRFDNLRPLIVEKMLEVFHAIKSVKIYRGALWILGEYCSTKEDIQSVMTEVRRSLGEIPIVESEIKKEAGELKPEEEVTVGPAQKLVTEMGTYATQSALSSSRPAKKEEDRPPLRGFLLDGDFFVAASLATTLTKIALRYVSLVQEKKKQNSFIAEAMLLMATILHLGKSSLPKKPITDDDVDRISLCLKVLSECSPLMNDIFNKECRQSLSHMLSAKLEEEKLSQKKESEKRNVTVQPDDPISFMQLTAKNEMNSKEDQFQLSLLAAMGHTQRKEAADPLASKLNKVTQLTGFSDPVYAEAYVHVNQYDIVLDVLVVNQTSDTLQNCTLELATLGDLKLVEKPSPLTLAPHDFANIKANVKVASTENGIIFGNIVYDVSGAASDRNCVVLSDIHIDIMDYIQPASCTDAEFRQMWAEFEWENKVTVNTNIIDLNEYLQHILKSTNMKCLTPEKALSGYCGFMAANLYARSIFGEDALANVSIEKPIHLGPDAPVTGHIRIRAKSQGMALSLGDKINLSQKKTSL from the exons ATGACTGCTGCAGAGAACGTGTGTTACACGTTAATCAACGTTCCAATGGATTCAGAGCCACCTTCTGAAATCAGCTTAAAAAATGACCTAG AAAAAGGAGATGTCAAGTTGAAGACAGAAGCTTTGAAGAAAGTAATCATTATGATTCTCAATGGTGAAAAACTACCTGGACTTCTTATGACCATTATACGTTTTGTACTGCCTCTCCAAGATCATACCATCAAAAAACTGCTTCTGGTCTTTTGGGAGATAGTTCCAAAGACCACTCTGGATGGCAGGCTTTTGCAAGAAATGATCCTTGTATGCGATGCATATAGAAAG GATCTTCAGCACCCAAATGAATTTATCCGAGGCTCTACTCTTCGTTTTCTTTGTAAGCTGAAAGAAGCAGAATTGTTGGAGCCTTTGATGCCAGCCATTCGTGCATGTTTAGAACATCGTCACAGCTACGTGCGCAGAAATGCAGTTCTTGCAATTTACACTATTTATAG aaattttGAACATCTTATACCTGATGCTCCTGAATTGATCCATGATTTCTTGGTAAACGAGAAGGATGCAAGCTGCAAGAGAAATGCGTTTATGATGCTAATTCATGCAGATCAG gATCGAGCTTTGGATTATTTGAGTACCTGCATTGACCAAGTCCAGACATTTGGTGACATATTACAGTTGGTTATTGTTGAACTAATTTATaag GTCTGTCATGCAAATCCATCAGAGAGAGCTCGGTTTATTCGATGCATTTACAATTTATTGCAGTCATCAAGTCCTGCAGTAAAATATGAAGCTGCAGGAACGCTAGTTACACTCTCCAGTGCACCAACAGCAATCAAG gcaGCTGCCCAATGCTACATAGATTTAATTATTAAAGAGAGTGATAATAATGTGAAACTGATTGTTTTGGATCGATTGATTGAACTAAAGGAGCATCCCTCCCATGAACGAGTATTACAA gatCTGGTTATGGACATCCTCAGAGTGCTGAGTACCCCAGATCTAGAAGTGCgcaaaaaaacccttcaactAGCTCTGGATCTTGTCTCTTCAAGAAATGTGGAGGAG CTGGTGATTgttctgaagaaagaagtgatTAAAACTAATAACGTGACAGAACATGAAGACACGGACAAATACAGACAGCTGCTTGTTCGTACATTGCATTCCTGTAGTGTTCGATTTCCAGATATGGCTGCAAATGTTATTCCAGTg CTGATGGAGTTTCTTAGTGATAATAAcgaagcagcagctgctgatgTTTTGGAATTTGTGCGTGAAGCAATCCAGCGGTTTGATAACCTCAGACCTCTTATTGTTGAGAAGATGCTTGAAGTCTTTCACGCTATTAAATCTGTCAA GATTTATCGAGGAGCTTTATGGATCCTTGGAGAATATTGCAGTACAAAGGAAGATATACAAAGTGTAATGACAGAAGTTCGCAGATCGCTAGGAGAg ATTCCGATAGTAGAATCTGAAATCAAGAAAGAAGCTGGTGAGCTAAAACCTGAAGAAGAGGTGACTGTGGGTCCAGCCCAAAAATTGGTGACAGAAATGGGCACTTATGCAACACAGAGTGCTCTCAGTAGTTCCCGACctgcaaaaaaggaagaagacag ACCTCCATTAAGAGGATTTCTTCTTGATGGAGATTTCTTTGTTGCAGCTTCTCTTGCCACAACTTTAACTAAGATTGCTTTACGATATGTGTCACTAgttcaggaaaagaagaaacaaaat TCCTTTATTGCTGAAGCTATGTTGCTGATGGCCACTATTCTCCATTTGGGAAAATCCTCTCTTCCCAAGAAGCCAATCACAGATGATGATGTGGATCGTATTTCTTTGTGTCTGAAAGTTTTGTCAGAGTGTTCTCCACTCATGAATGATATTTTCAACAAGGAATGCAGACAGTCCCTCTCTCATATGCTGTCAGCCAagctagaagaggaaaaactttCCCAAAAG AAAGAATCAGAGAAGAGGAATGTGACAGTTCAGCCAGATGATCCCATTTCCTTCATGCAACTTActgctaaaaatgaaatgaactcAAAAGAAGACCAGTTTCAGCTGAGCCTTCTTGCAGCAATGGGACACACACAGAGGAAGGAGGCTGCTGATCCTCTGGCATCCAAACTTAATAAG GTTACTCAGCTGACAGGTTTCTCAGACCCTGTCTATGCAGAAGCATATGTACACGTCAATCAGTATGACATTGTATTGGATGTGCTTGTAGTAAACCAGACCAGTGACACTCTGCAGAACTGCACACTAGAACTTGCCACACTAG GTGACTTGAAACTTGTGGAAAAACCATCTCCACTGACACTTGCTCCACATGattttgcaaacattaaagCTAATGTCAAGGTTGCTTCAACAGAAAATGGAATCATTTTTGGTAATATTG TGTATGATGTCTCTGGAGCAGCCAGCGATAGAAACTGTGTTGTTCTCAGTGATATTCACATTGACATTATGGATTACATCCAGCCAGCGTCATGCACGGATGCAGAGTTCCGACAGATGTGGGCAGAATTTGAGTGGGAAAACAAA GTTACAGTGAACACAAATATCATTGATCTAAATGAATACTTACAGCATATACTGAAGTCAACCAATATGAAATGCCTGACTCCAGAGAAG GCACTTTCTGGTTACTGTGGCTTTATGGCTGCCAATCTATATGCACGTTCCATATTTGGAGAAGATGCACTTGCCAATGTCAGCATTGAAAAGCCAATTCATCTTGGACCAGATGCTCCTGTCACTGGCCACATACGAATCCGTGCAAAGAGTCAG GGGATGGCTCTGAGTCTTGGAGATAAAATCAATCTgtctcagaagaaaacaagtttataa
- the PSMA1 gene encoding proteasome subunit alpha type-1, with translation MFRNQYDNDVTVWSPQGRIHQIEYAMEAVKQGSATVGLKSKTHAVLVALKRAQSELAAHQKKILYVDNHIGISIAGLTADARLLCNFMRQECLDSRFVFDRPLPVSRLVSLIGSKTQIPTQRYGRRPYGVGLLIAGYDDMGPHIFQTCPSANYFDCKAMSIGARSQSARTYLERHMTEFTDCNLNELVKHGLRALRETLPAEQDLTTKNVSIGIVGKDMEFTIYDDDDVAPFLEGLEERPQRKPAPPVDEPVEKAEEPMEH, from the exons ATG TTCCGCAACCAGTATGACAACGACGTCACGGTGTGGAGCCCACAG GGGCGAATTCATCAAATAGAATATGCCATGGAAGCTGTGAAACAAGGCTCAGCTACTGTGGGACTGAAATCAAAAACGCATGCTGTTTTGGTTGCTCTAAAG AGAGCACAGTCTGAGCTGGCagctcatcagaaaaaaatcctgtacgTTGACAACCATATTGGTATCTCCATTGCTGGACTTACTGCTGATGCAAGGCTCTTGTG CAATTTCATGCGTCAGGAGTGCCTGGATTCCAGATTTGTATTTGATAGACCTCTTCCAGTTTCTCGCTTAGTGTCACTAATTGGAAGCA AAACCCAGATACCAACGCAGCGTTATGGCAGAAGACCATATGGTGTAGGTCTGCTCATTGCAGGTTATGAT GATATGGGTCCTCACATCTTCCAGACTTGTCCCTCTGCAAACTATTTTGACTGTAAAGCAATGTCTATTGGTGCTCGTTCACAGTCAGCTCGAACTTACTTGGAGAGGCACATGACTGAGTTTACTGACT gTAATCTAAATGAGCTAGTTAAACATGGACTACGCGCCCTGAGAGAGACTCTTCCTGCTGAACAAGATCTGACCACCAAA AATGTTTCCATTGGAATTGTGGGCAAAGACATGGAGTTTACTatttatgatgatgatgatgtagCACCATTCCTAGAAGGTCTTGAGGAGAGACCACAGAGAAAG cCTGCTCCACCAGTTGATGAACCTGTGGAAAAGGCAGAGGAGCCTATGGAGCACTAG